CCACTTGTCCACACAAATTAGAGTCGAGTCTGCAGTAGTAGCGGTACAAACTGCAAAGCCTAGCGTCACCGCCTCTTGGGGAGCTGGAACGCGCGCTTCAGGAACTGGCTCGCGGCCTCGTCGTCGCGGTGGCAGAGCACGCGGAGGATCGTGTCCGGGTCCGTCCGGCACCACCGCCTCGTCGTCAGCGGCATCGGCAGAGCGGCCCGGGGCGACCCGCCGcaggccgccgccgtcgtcgtcgcgaTGCTTAGCTCCTCCACGACCCGCTCCGCCGTCTGCCCCATGAGCGCGACCACGCcctcggcggcctcggcctcgctCTCCACCACGTCCTCCGCCACCAGGCCCTCCCCGCGCGTGCAGAAGGCCCGCTTCAGGCTCCGcaggtcctcctccaccatgccgtgGTCCTCCCTCGTGAAGCTCCGGTGGTTGCCGCCGGCCAGCAGCACCATCAGGAACGCCTGGAACGAGGCCTTCATCACCTCCCGCACCGCCACCGGCTGCGCGCGGTCCACCAGGATGGAGACGAGGAGCGACAGGTTCTGCTTCAGCGTGCGGAGCGCCGGCCGGATGCGCGCGTCGGCCACGCCGCCGGCGTACAGCCCGTCGTAGAACGAGTGGTGCGAGTCGAAGAAGATGAGCCGGTACGCGGCCACCTCGGCGACGTGGGCGATCGCCGTCTGGGCCGCGGTACGCGCGTGGTCGAAGTGGCAGCACGGTGCGGCGAGGAGCCGGCTCGTGGTGGACGGCGAGGTGCATGCTCCGCCGCCCGCGGAGAAGAAGGAGAGCGACTTGTCCAGCGCCTGGATGTGGCTGAGGATGTAGTGGATCGTGTTGAGCCGGACGTAGAGGCGCTGCGTGCCGCGGCTGGTGGACGGCCGCGGGTTGTGCCCGCTGGCCGCGCTCACGCTCTGGCCTCCGCCGTGGTACGACGCGTTGCCGCGCCCGCCGCTCGTCAGGGGCACCCGGCACGGCGCCACCGCCGCCCTCTTCCACAGCCGCTTGATCGTCGAGTCCTGGTTGCACCTCGTCAGCGCCGGCAGCGGCGGGAGGTAGCTCTGCTTGTTGCCGCAGGAGGCGAGGAAGGAGACGTAGTCCTGGAAGACGGCGCCGAGGCCGTCGGCGAGGTCCTGCAGCATGCCGTCCCTCGCGCTCACCGGGATCGCGAAGAACTCGTCAAGGGTGGCCTTGGCCAGCTTCATCAGGTCCACCGCCGACTGCGCGTACGGCTCATTCTTGGACCTCGCGGTCCAGCTCTACGTGACCATGCCATGCCACGGCAGAGTTAGTTTGAGGCACTTTGCAGGAATGGAGCGTGAACATGTGTGATCAATGGAGGCAAGCTCACCTCGGTGTCTTTGGCTCTGAGGAGGCACTCCCTGGCGACCCTGAGCCGCTCCTCGACCCACGTCCGGAGGAAGCCGACCACGACGGACTCGACATCGTAGGGCACCACCTCCCGCACCACCGGCTCGCCGTCGTCGTCCGCCACCATCTGCACCAGGGCCTTCTCGAGCCTGCCCGCCGCGTGCAGCACGCGCACCAGCTCGTCGGTCAGGCAGACGGCCTTGCCCAGGTACTGCTTCAGCACCACGCCGTAGCAGCCGTGCAGGGTCACCGCGGCCACCGCCGCCGGGAACGGGTGCCACCGCCTCAGCTCCCGGCTGAAGCACTCGCGCTCCCACTGGGCCAGCTCCTCCGTGTCCTTGGCGAGCTGCGTCAGGATCCCGCTGGTGTCGTCCACGTCGCGCTGGTGGCCGGAGAGCATGCCGTGCTCCTGCCCGAGCCCGCTCTCCAGGACCTTGGTGAAGGCGCTTCTCATCGAGCAACGGATGTAGTAATCGACGCGATCGCCGCCGCATTCGTGATCCGTGTGCACACTTTCGGCGATGATCTTGCCCGCGCCGAGCGCCAAAGACAGAGCGCACTCCAACGCCGCGGTGCCGGTGCCGGTGCCGCCATTCCCGTACCACTCGTGGTAGTCAAGCAGGCGCTTCTCGGACCAGTCACGTATCGCGCCAAGAGCGGTGGAGAAGACCCGCGCGTACACGGGGTCACGGGGGTTGTCCTGCCtggcgccggcgtcagcggccaCCTCCGCGAGCACCGCGAGCGCCGCGCCGGCGAGGTCCGGCTCGACCTGCCCGGTGGCCACGTACTGCTGGAAGAGGACCCAGGCGAAGCACACGTTGTGCAGCATCCGGTTGATGCCGAGCGTCGCCCACGTCCTCCTCATGAGCTCCAGGAGCTCGTCCACCTCGTCGAGCACGACGGTCTCGTCCCTGAGGTCgaagatgccctggaggagggaGACGTAAAGGAGCACGTTGAGAGGGTACCCGTCGGCCCAGTGGCAGGCCTCGCCGGCGGGGGCGGAGCGCCAGGCGAGCGCGAGCACGGCGTCGCAGAGGGCGCGCATGGCGTCGGAGGCCTTGCCGGTGTCGATGGCGCGGGCCTCGGCTGCCTCCACGACCTCGCGGAACCGGAGCACGGAGGCGCTGTGGCGGTGGTCGAGCGGGACGGAGCTGTGCGTGATGAGGCCCGCCTCGAGGAGCTTGAGCTGGCGGCGCTGCCACTGGTGGTGCTCGGCGCCGTCGGCAAAGTCGGGCAGCTTGAGCTGCCGCAGCAGCTCCAGCGGCAGGATGATCGTCTCCGCTCTTCTGCCCACCTGCATTGCGATTCAGAAGGATCATGGCATGAGCTCGAAATCTCGAACACATGCATTGCGCGCAACCGGCGCGTCAATGGAGGTGCAAGCATGAACGGACCTGTCCGACGAGGGTGCGCATGAGCGTCTTGCGGAGGCGCGCGTCGCCGTGCTCCGTGACGCGCATCTGCTGCCGCATGATCTCGGCGGAGGTCATGGGCCGCCTGGCCCTGGGCGACCCGGCCGGCGCCCGCACGGCGCGGCCGGGGGAACCCGGCGCGGACGAGGCGTTCATGCTGCCGCTGCGCAGGGCGGTGGACGGCTGCGTGGCCCTGCGCGCCTTGAGCCCGAGCGCGCGCTTGACCCGGCTGTTGACGACGTTCATCCCGGTGCCGCCCCTGGGCCCGGCGCCGATCCTGGGCGAGGCGTCCCCGCCTTCGGCGCCGTCACATGCCGCGCCCTTGgcgttgccgccgccgccggcgcggcAGGACATGAAGAAGACCTCGTAGGCGGCCTCGCGGACGTCGGCGCGGGAGAGGCCATCGAGGCGGCCGAAGGGGCAGTCGAGGGCGTCGGCGGCGGCCGCGGTGCCGGGGCCGGGGCTGCCGTggagggcgtcggcgtcgggcgAGCGCGCGTAGGAGGCGGAGCGGGAGCGGTAGTGCTGCAGGAGGCGCGGCCCCATGGGCATGGATGTCCGGCCGAGCGCGTGGTGTCTCGGGCCGAGGGAGAGGCGGGGGCGACCCAGAAATGGTGGAGGGGAGGGAGAGGCCACGCCACGGCCACGCGCGCGGGAAGGACGGAGGCGCCCCCCGCAACCGCCGCTCCACGCTTCCATGCCCCGTTATTCTCGGCTCGTTGCAACATGGCAGCAAGGCAGTGTTAGGAAGTGCAACATGGCAGCAAGGCGCTAACTAATGACATGAGTCAACCATATATGATTGTCGCTCAAGTGTCTTGCCCAGATCCCTAGAAAAGAGTGTCTTGATCAGATCAGACTGAGAGCGCTCCGTTTTTTAATTTATTTCTGGCTTCTCTTTTATCTTATGCCTCGATGGTTTCATTTTTTTTATGTTCAATGGTCGGAGCATATATAATTAGTTTCTTTTAATAGACACTGCACAGTGCACACTCGCTGAATGAAATTATATCCAGTAATTGACCAGAGTTCCAATTGCCAGCTGCTTCTGCATTATCTTCTTTTACAAGATATATATACTGGTATAAAAGAAGCTATCACTCGAGCACGCATGCATGGATGGAGGAGCAacataaaaagaaagaaaaaagatttCCATCAAACTAAGAAACCACAGCTAGCTAGCTACTCCCCCTGTACATAAGTGCTTCTGCCacagcacacaggagcaaaaccaccAAGGTTCCGAGCCAGTCCAAGTAAGCAAAACAAGCAGGAAGGCGACCTAATGATAGAACATGGGGAAGAGAACATTGATCAAGTCCAGGCTAGCAGCAGGCAGCACACATTCTGATgatgatagaaagaaagaaaCATATGAAGCATTCTTTTCGTCTGCTGTATTTTCTTGTGTTTTACACTTGATCAGTGCTGTCTTCCCCATGCTTCATATCTTGCTTGTGCCCTTTTTTGATGATGATACAAACTGGAATTCAGCATCTCCACCTCTCCAGAGCCTCACAAAGATAACACTGCAAACAAGAGGAAGATGCCAGATGGAATCTGTAGGTAGGGGTCATGACCAAGTAAGGCTTCCCAGCAGGCTGCAGAAACACTTGATCCCTTCATCTGGATCGACCAGACCAGATAAATTATTCTAACTAGGACAAGGATAAATTTCATACTAACGCCAGAATTGCCAATGTGGCTTCACAGCACAAAACAGAGTTATAAATATGTTCTATCTTGCATATGTAATTGCCACCGAATAGTAAACCATTCGCCATATTATAAACAAGATAGATCTGTGCATCAAAAGCGTTCAAGCAGGAATAAGACTTTTATGGGCATACAGTTTTCCTTCTCAATCAAACTACCACCAAGACTACTTAGGTGTTTCGTTGATTCTACTCACCAAGACCTGATTGGTTGACGCAAAATCACGTGCTTGACAAGCAGTGTAACACAACAAAGCGCTACAGTCCAGTATGAATTTTACCTAGCCTGAATCTGTTTTTGGAATCGTGCAGGAGATCACTTCTGATTTTTTTCATCCTGCTCTACTCGATCAGCAAAGTCGTGTCTCAAGGTATGGACATTCTCTTCGGTCACGTCTGTCTGTATCATTTGCATCCAATGCTTTGTGGACTCGGTTCTGCTTTTCCACCATGTAATGATACTTTTTGCCAACGCCATGACATATATTGCACAATCATACGCATTTTTTTGTCTTGGTGTGGGCACCTGCACAACACCGCGTGCATCAGGGAAGACTGCACCGAGTGCTGTAGCAAGACGATCTGCAGCAGAACGATTTAGTCCATCCAGAGAATCCATGTGGTAGAACTGTGGTGGTGGCCCGTTGATGGCATCAATAAGGAATAAAGACCAATGTGTGCCCAAGTCAGCCCGCCCAAAATTGGTGTTGTTGTTAACCGGCAAGAGCACAAGGCGACTGCGTCGTAGTAACTCGACATTGATGGATGAAGCATCGTGAGCATACGCCGAAGACACAGTTGCATCAGCAAGATACACTTCATCATCATTGAGCTTAGTAGAAGATAAATGCTTCAAGTACTTGGTGATAACACCGTCTGCTACGAAATTGTCGGAACGAAGATCCACAATGTCTGAGCTGACCTTGTCCACCGCCACTTTGTCTCCTTCAAATTTCTTTTCCTTCTCACCACTAGTTTGGCTATCACCAGTAGCTACCAACCAATCAAACTGAAAgttggcttcttcttcttcttgatcCAGAGGCACATTTTCCTTGCCACCACTAGTTTGGCTATCAGCAGTAGCTACCAACGAATCAAACTGAAAgctgtcttcttcttcttcttgatcCAGAGGCACATGCGGCAAACCCCATAGACCTCCCCTCAGTCCTACCCTCATGCCCCTGTCAATGCGCTCCTCGTCGTCCGGATGCCAAATCTGCGATCCTGGTTTGTTTACATCCTGTTGAAAAAGGGACAGCCTATAAGATCAAGAACCATCTTATTTTGTAAAAGTGCGCCTAGCTTTTGAACTACCCAAGTATACAGACATGAtacaaatttatgaacatttttttttcAACATGAATGATGGCGCAATTTAACTCCGCCTATGTTGTCTCAAcatagccggtcccaagcccgggtaaaggaggagggttgtgataggcttggcgagccaacgtaaaaactcagccactcttatggagatgaaacccAAAAGATTTTCGTTGGGGCGTAACCTCTCAGCGACGCGCCACATCGGAACCCGGGTGTGGTGTTAAATGGGCAAGGGCCGGGCCGTCACCCCCTGGCGGCGCGCCGTATCTTGTTCCGGATACAGTGGCAAGTGAGCGAGGATCGGGTCGTCGCTTCCTTAGTGGCGCGCTACATCGGCGTCCGGATGTAGTGGAAAATGAGCAAGGGTCTTCGCATTTGACTCGACGAGTGCGAAGGGTAAGGACGCTAGCCGAGCCTAGGAGGATTCGCTTAGGTAGCTGGAACGTAGGGTCTCTAACAGGGAAGCTTCAGGAGCTAGTTGATTCAGCGGTGAGGAGAGGTGTTGATATCCTTTGCGTCCAATAAACCAAATGGAGGGGGCAGAaggcgaaggaggtggaggataccggcttcaagctgtggtacacggggacggctgcaaacaaaaatggcgtaggcatcttaatcaacaagagcctcaagtatggaGTGGTAGACGTCAAGAGACGTGGGGACCGGATTATCCTAGTCCAGCTGGTAGTTGGGGACTTAGTTCTCAATGTTATCAACGCGTATGCCCCGCAAGTAGGCCACAATGAGAACACCAAGAGGGAGTTCTGGGAAGGCCTGGAAGACATGGTTAGGAGTGTACTGATTGGCgagaagctcttcataggaggagacctcaatggccacgtgagtacatctaacacaggttttgaaggggtgcatgggggctttggctatggcattaggaatcaagaaggagaagatgtcTTAAGCTTTGCTCTAGCCTACGACATGATTGTACCTAACACCCTCTTTAGAAAAAGAGAATCACATCTGGTGACTTTTAGTAATGACCAACACTCTAGTCAGATTGATTTCATCCTCTCAAGAAGAGAAGATAGGCGTGCGTGACTAGACTATAAGGTGATACCTGGAGAGAGTGTTGTACCTCAGCATAAGCTGGTGGTTGCTGACTTCCGCTTTCGGATTCGTGTCCAGCGGGATAAGCGTGCCGAAGTCGCTAGAACgaagtggtggaagctcaagggggaggtagctcaggcgttcaaagagagggtcattaaggagggcccttgggaggaaggagatgcGGACAATGTGTGGATGCAAATAGTGACTTGCATTCGTAAGGTGGCCTCGgaggagtttggagtgtccaGGGGAAGGAGAAGCAAAGATAAGGATGCCTggtggtggaatgatgatgtccaGAAGGCGATTAAAGAGAAGAAAGATTGTTTTAGACGTCCACGCCTGGACAGgagtgcagacaacatagagcaGTACAAGATGGCCAAGAAGGCCACAAAGCGAGCTGTCAGTGAAGCAAGAGGTCGGGCGtatgaggacctctaccaacggttaggcacgaagtaaggcgaaagggacatctataagatggccaagatccgagagaggaagacgagggatatTGGCCAAGTCATAAGGACGAAACAGACCAActcttggtgaaggacgaggagattaagcatagatggcgggagtacttcGACAAGCTGTTCAATGGGAAGAATAGgagttctaccattgaactggacgactcctttgatgagaccagcATGCATTTTGTGCGGCGAATCTAGGAGTCTGAGGTCAAGGAGGCTTTAAAAGggatgaaaggaggcaaggcgatgggccctgattgtatccccattgaggtgtggaaaggCCTTGGGGACATAGCGATTATATGGCTAACCAAGattttcaacctcatttttcgggcaaacaagatgcTAGAAGAATGgattagtaccaatcttcaagaagggggatgttcagagttgtaccccatggaattaagctgatgagccatacaatgaagctatgggagagagtcattgagcaccgcacaagaagaatgacaagtgtgacaaaaaatcagtttggtttcatgcctgggaggtcgaccatggaagccattttcttggtacgacaacttatggagagatacagggagcaaaagaaggacttgcatatggtgttcattgacttggagaaggcctatgataagataccgcggaatgtcatgtggtgggccttggagaaacacaaagtcccagcaaagtacattaccctcatcaaggacatgtacaataatgttgtgacaagtgttcgaacaagtgatgtcaacactgatgacttcccgattaagataggactgcatcaggggttagctttgagcccttatctttttgccttggtgatggatgaggtcacaagggatatacaaggagatatcccatggtgtatgctctttgcggatgatgtggtgctagttgacgatagtcggacgggggtaaataggaagttagagttacggagacaaaccttggaatcgaaagggtttaggcttagtacAACTAAAACtgagtacatgatgtgcggtttcagtactactaggtgtgaggaggaggaggttagtcTTGATGGGCAAGTAGTGCCTCAGAAGGACACCTTTTGATATTTGGGGTCAATCCTGCAGgaggatggatgaagtggcgacAAGCTTCTAGCATTCTCTGTGataagagagtgccacaaaagctaaacgacaagttctacagaacggcggttcgacccgcaatgttgtatggcgccaagtgttggccgactaaaaggcgacatgttcaacagttaggtgtggcggagatgcatatgttgagatggatgtgtggccacacgaggaaggatcgagtctGGAATGaggatatacgagatagagttggggtagcaccaattgaagggaagcttgtccaacattgtctaagatggtttgggcatattcagcgcaggcctccagaagctccagtgcatagcggacggttaaagcgtgcggagaatgtcaagagaggtcgggGTAGAACGAATTTTACATGGGAGGAGTCGTTAAGAGGGACCTGGAGGATTGGAGTGTCACCAAAgaactagctatggacaggggtgcgtggaagcttgctatccatgtgccagagccatgagttggtcacGAGATCTTATGTGTTTCACCTCTAGCCTGCCCCAATTtttttgggactaaaggctttgttgttgttgttgtaatgATGGCGCAATTTTCAGTAAAACTGAATGTACTGAGTTGAGTCATACCTTCCATTGTCTCCCGGCCAACCACTTATATAATGTATCCTGTAGATACTCTGATCTCACGCCAAACTTAAAATCAAATGAAGTTCCACATTCATGAACAGATCCAACAAGGTTTCCATATGTATCGAAGACGGGAGCTCCAAGAACCTGATCTCTGAGGAAATCAAACAACACAGAATGATCTTTATTTTCTTTATTGTGTTCTTTTCCTGCCATTGGAAGATTGAAACTGAAAGTCTGCTCACTTCCAGGAACCTTGCGGCCATTTGCAAGGACAGCAATGCATCTTGGCGAACTGCAATACAAATTCAACAATTAACTGATGTTTTGAAATAAAAGTCATAATAATAGATGACAAAACATATGGACATTTGAACGTACATAATGCGAGATACACACGGCAATAGCCTCGTGACTAGAGAGAAAATGCAAAGCACAATCTGAGAATGTCCTTCCTCTTTGATTTGATCATACCGAACCGCTTTCCAATCACCATGAGGAATATTTGCCACAATTAGGTTCGTGGGCCCTTTCAGTCTGATCACCCTTGTATTGGTAGCTATTGTTTCATCACAGAACTTCACAATTGCCTGCTGCCCTTGGAACTTGTAGGATTGATCCACCGTTACAACTGTAAAATTATCACTACAGTGCACAATAAATCCAACACCAGCTGGTTCCCGTTTGGTCTCCACCTTATTGACGTCCGGGGCATCTCTGCATTCCTCTGCCGGTGGCAATGATTCCTCTTTCATGCCACCCTTGACTTTCTTTGCTGGTGTCCATGCTTGAATAGAAATGACACATGGTCTTACTTGGTCAAACAGAGGACGTATGACATTC
This genomic window from Aegilops tauschii subsp. strangulata cultivar AL8/78 chromosome 4, Aet v6.0, whole genome shotgun sequence contains:
- the LOC109754262 gene encoding protein unc-13 homolog, with product MGPRLLQHYRSRSASYARSPDADALHGSPGPGTAAAADALDCPFGRLDGLSRADVREAAYEVFFMSCRAGGGGNAKGAACDGAEGGDASPRIGAGPRGGTGMNVVNSRVKRALGLKARRATQPSTALRSGSMNASSAPGSPGRAVRAPAGSPRARRPMTSAEIMRQQMRVTEHGDARLRKTLMRTLVGQVGRRAETIILPLELLRQLKLPDFADGAEHHQWQRRQLKLLEAGLITHSSVPLDHRHSASVLRFREVVEAAEARAIDTGKASDAMRALCDAVLALAWRSAPAGEACHWADGYPLNVLLYVSLLQGIFDLRDETVVLDEVDELLELMRRTWATLGINRMLHNVCFAWVLFQQYVATGQVEPDLAGAALAVLAEVAADAGARQDNPRDPVYARVFSTALGAIRDWSEKRLLDYHEWYGNGGTGTGTAALECALSLALGAGKIIAESVHTDHECGGDRVDYYIRCSMRSAFTKVLESGLGQEHGMLSGHQRDVDDTSGILTQLAKDTEELAQWERECFSRELRRWHPFPAAVAAVTLHGCYGVVLKQYLGKAVCLTDELVRVLHAAGRLEKALVQMVADDDGEPVVREVVPYDVESVVVGFLRTWVEERLRVARECLLRAKDTESWTARSKNEPYAQSAVDLMKLAKATLDEFFAIPVSARDGMLQDLADGLGAVFQDYVSFLASCGNKQSYLPPLPALTRCNQDSTIKRLWKRAAVAPCRVPLTSGGRGNASYHGGGQSVSAASGHNPRPSTSRGTQRLYVRLNTIHYILSHIQALDKSLSFFSAGGGACTSPSTTSRLLAAPCCHFDHARTAAQTAIAHVAEVAAYRLIFFDSHHSFYDGLYAGGVADARIRPALRTLKQNLSLLVSILVDRAQPVAVREVMKASFQAFLMVLLAGGNHRSFTREDHGMVEEDLRSLKRAFCTRGEGLVAEDVVESEAEAAEGVVALMGQTAERVVEELSIATTTAAACGGSPRAALPMPLTTRRWCRTDPDTILRVLCHRDDEAASQFLKRAFQLPKRR
- the LOC109754269 gene encoding uncharacterized protein, yielding MPLVPADYKNVIRPLFDQVRPCVISIQAWTPAKKVKGGMKEESLPPAEECRDAPDVNKVETKREPAGVGFIVHCSDNFTVVTVDQSYKFQGQQAIVKFCDETIATNTRVIRLKGPTNLIVANIPHGDWKAVRYDQIKEEGHSQIVLCIFSLVTRLLPCVSRIISPRCIAVLANGRKVPGSEQTFSFNLPMAGKEHNKENKDHSVLFDFLRDQVLGAPVFDTYGNLVGSVHECGTSFDFKFGVRSEYLQDTLYKWLAGRQWKDVNKPGSQIWHPDDEERIDRGMRVGLRGGLWGLPHVPLDQEEEEDSFQFDSLVATADSQTSGGKENVPLDQEEEEANFQFDWLVATGDSQTSGEKEKKFEGDKVAVDKVSSDIVDLRSDNFVADGVITKYLKHLSSTKLNDDEVYLADATVSSAYAHDASSINVELLRRSRLVLLPVNNNTNFGRADLGTHWSLFLIDAINGPPPQFYHMDSLDGLNRSAADRLATALGAVFPDARGVVQVPTPRQKNAYDCAIYVMALAKSIITWWKSRTESTKHWMQMIQTDVTEENVHTLRHDFADRVEQDEKNQK